The sequence below is a genomic window from Anopheles cruzii chromosome 3, idAnoCruzAS_RS32_06, whole genome shotgun sequence.
caaaacaaaataaacgtCGGCCCAACAATGCTTCACCAGGAGTTCGAACGGTTGCTACAACAAAGTCGTGAAGCCTTCGAACGGTCGGCCCACGTGCAGACACGCCTGATACGGATGTCGGCCTCGTCGGCGGACAAGAACGTCGAGCGAAGCTTCTTTAAGACACTGCTCAATCGGAAAGCACACCTGATACGACAAAACCTGCGGAAACGCAACTTCCAGTTGattttcatcatcaacaaaATGGTACGGTACTATGGTATTGTTTTATGATCATTTCGAGGAACTAATGATTATCCTGCTGCTCCCCAGATCAAACTAATGCTGGCGGCAACGTACAGCTCCGAGGTCGTGGTCGACGGAGCGCTGTTGCTGTGTACGTTGCACAACGAGAGCGTAATCCTGGCGCAAAAGACAACACAGGCCCGGACGCAAACCAATGCTCAGGTTTGCAGCAACTCTTTTCCTTCGCTAATGTCAGCCCCGAAGAAGATGGACGTCGGGATGATCCTGCAGATCATTACGAAGCAGCGAGCCGAGGAGTGCTGCAGTACGCTAATCAACTGCCTTCTGACCACGTGCAAGGGTGCGTTGGCGGTTACGCACGAGGACAACGAATCGGATACGTCGAGCGTGGAAATTCTGCGAGCCCTAACCACCAACCTACAAGGGCCCGACGGACGCCACATCGATCCGATCCAGGAGGAGATGAATATTCGGCGAAAGACGAGTGTGAATATGATCTCTAGCGGCGATATTCACGCACGACCGAAAGCGACCCCCGGACGGGAGGTTTTCGTGACGCCCATCATTCGTCCGGAAGCTCGCGAACTGGACGACACGGAACACAATGTGAGTGATGATGGTGTTCGTGTTTTTCGACGTCTACTGGgaatttgttttctctttcgccACCACCAGGATCCGGCGATAAACTTTTTCAACGAAATGGCCGCCGAAGCGATAGCGTACAATTCGATCAATTATCTCGTCAACGAACCGGATGGGATGGACTTGTTGGAAAATCTGATTGCCGACGAGGAGATATTTGTGGCGAATGTGATCATGAAGGTGATCAAGTTCTGTCCGTCCGCATTCGATCGTGAGCTCAAAAAGTCGGAGCTCGTCAAGTGGGTCAACCGGGGCAGCCGCGGTCTTTGGACGCAGATCGGTGGAACGCTCGAGCATGTGGTGCTCTGGTGGAGCTCCTCTCCACTCGCTTGCAGGCCTCCGGCTTGTGCAAAGTATCTACGGGAATGGCTatcgctgctgcagctggacgAAGCTCCGGAGCCAATACTCTCCACGCTGAAGGGTCTGGGAGAAACGCTGACGGTCCACGTAACCAGCACGATCTGGGATAAGCAGTTCCGGTTGGCCGTCGTCGCGTCCAGTCTCCCGGTGGATTATCCGTTCGAGGAAAGCGAATTCTGTGGGAAAAGCACAACGGTAAGCACAGCGTTTTCATCTCGCTTTTGGAAACATTCTTTCTGATGACGCTCGTTGTTTTCACCAGATTGAAGGAACGGTGTGTGGTAAAGTGTGGAGTGAATTACTATACCAGCTGGTACAACTGTCCAATACTTGCGACATCGGAACGATCGCTAATGAGCTGCCGTTGGTCGAACAAATTCCGGTGCTTCACCGGCTCGATCACTCCATCCATTCGATGCGCATCTGGGCGGCCAACAGGGCACGTTCGCTGTGCACCGACTGGAATATGATGATGTTTTTCAAAGTGGTTCACAACGACATCGGACTGTGTCTCGAGCAATTACACTACATCCGTGTGCCGGAACTGGCAGCTGATGATCCACTTGAGGTGCAGGTGCAAGTTTGCGTGGCTTTGCGAGCCAAGCTCGTGTCGGAGATTAAGGACAACATCATCAAACTGAAAGCGACCTGCACCGAGTGCATTGACGTTCTAGCTGCTGTTTGTCGCACGACGAGTCTGGCTTCGCTGACGCTCTGCTTTCCCCATTTCAAACACTGGCAGACGGAGGTTTTGCAGGAGCGTGCCAACGAGTACGTGGCTTACTTCTTCAACCAGATCTATTTGCCCGTCATTCAGGCCACGAAGGACATCGAGATCCTTAAGCTGACGCTTAAGATCATCTGCGAAGCGTGGCTGGACCATATCTATATGAAGAAGACCCGGTTCAGCAGCTCCGGTGCACTCAACCTGCTGAAGGACTTTGACGGCGTGGCGGAGTGGATAAACGCTTGTACCACGCTGGACGAACGAATACGAGACACCCTGTCCCATCACGAGGTGCTGCGAATGTGCGAAGGCGTGGGAAAGCTACTACTACGAAAACCGGAGGAAACCATATCCATTCTGCCAAGTCCGTCGAAACCGGGCAAGAAGATTGATGGTAAGTAGTGTCACTATGATCGATGACCGAGAACCGTAGG
It includes:
- the LOC128273922 gene encoding uncharacterized protein LOC128273922; protein product: MNTSKWLPKQHQEVIKLFEQSRQLERELRILGKKFATDINIDLPDYYEFERLLQQSREAFERSAHVQTRLIRMSASSADKNVERSFFKTLLNRKAHLIRQNLRKRNFQLIFIINKMIKLMLAATYSSEVVVDGALLLCTLHNESVILAQKTTQARTQTNAQVCSNSFPSLMSAPKKMDVGMILQIITKQRAEECCSTLINCLLTTCKGALAVTHEDNESDTSSVEILRALTTNLQGPDGRHIDPIQEEMNIRRKTSVNMISSGDIHARPKATPGREVFVTPIIRPEARELDDTEHNDPAINFFNEMAAEAIAYNSINYLVNEPDGMDLLENLIADEEIFVANVIMKVIKFCPSAFDRELKKSELVKWVNRGSRGLWTQIGGTLEHVVLWWSSSPLACRPPACAKYLREWLSLLQLDEAPEPILSTLKGLGETLTVHVTSTIWDKQFRLAVVASSLPVDYPFEESEFCGKSTTIEGTVCGKVWSELLYQLVQLSNTCDIGTIANELPLVEQIPVLHRLDHSIHSMRIWAANRARSLCTDWNMMMFFKVVHNDIGLCLEQLHYIRVPELAADDPLEVQVQVCVALRAKLVSEIKDNIIKLKATCTECIDVLAAVCRTTSLASLTLCFPHFKHWQTEVLQERANEYVAYFFNQIYLPVIQATKDIEILKLTLKIICEAWLDHIYMKKTRFSSSGALNLLKDFDGVAEWINACTTLDERIRDTLSHHEVLRMCEGVGKLLLRKPEETISILPSPSKPGKKIDETADEKAPLPPEMFVPNQKRWLELRARDRKGVNLNCLCLCAGMDVY